Proteins found in one Primulina eburnea isolate SZY01 chromosome 16, ASM2296580v1, whole genome shotgun sequence genomic segment:
- the LOC140817564 gene encoding NADPH-dependent diflavin oxidoreductase 1-like, whose amino-acid sequence MQVERTRSMTPAVPSGKNRPECFLKMTKNLRLSREGSGKDVRHFEFDAVSSSIEYEVGDVLEILPGQSSAAVDAFIQRCNLNPESYITVCSSPFEFLYRCFFLKIFSVFSVCQYHKCNTIPS is encoded by the exons ATGCAGGTTGAGAGAACCCGTTCAATGACTCCTGCAGTACCTTCTGGGAAGAACAGGCCTGAGTGCTTCCTGAAAATG ACCAAGAATCTTCGATTAAGTAGAGAGGGCAGTGGGAAGGATGTGCGCCACTTTGAGTTCGATGCTGTTTCATCT TCAATAGAATATGAAGTGGGCGATGTTCTTGAGATTCTTCCAGGTCAAAGTTCTGCCGCAGTAGATGCTTTCATACAGCGTTGTAATTTGAACCCCGAGTCTTACATAACTGTATGTAGTTCTCCATTTGAATTTCTTTATCGGTGCTTTTTCTTGAAGattttttcagtgttttccgTGTGCCAATATCACAAATGTAATACTATCCCCTCTTGA